Proteins co-encoded in one uncultured Draconibacterium sp. genomic window:
- a CDS encoding TonB-dependent receptor, giving the protein MKPFYLCFALLCSTVFVCAQEVTISGYVTDVASGESLINANIYETLKKKGTVSNVYGFYSLTLPPGQQSLQFSFVSYNKQTINLNLRKDTVINIKLKQMGDLDEITVHATKSNVERTQMSLIELPTERIEKLPVLLGEPDVLKVIQLLPGVQAGTEGTSGIYVRGGGADQNLFLLDGVPVYNASHLFGFFSVFNSNAVKTVNLYKGGFPARFGGRLSSVVDIRMKEGNDQEFKGEFSVGLISSRFSFEGPINKGKTAFIVSGRRTYVDLLAQPFIKLANKNNDDDSYNAGYYFYDLNAKINHKFSDSDRLFLSMYRGKDKAYDKEKSTSGDTDYYDKYNDNLGWGNITSALRWNHVFGSKLFSNATLTYSKYNFDVESDSEYKERDDYNKDYFRYTSGINDFTAKVDFDFYPTANHSLKFGASNTWHTFKPGVNHEKTIVDEDEYQMNQDTTYGNQNIAANEFDAYVEDSWNITSRLNANIGLHFSWFNVENTNYTSFQPRLALRYLVSDKLSVKASYAKMSQYIHLLSSATISLPTDLWLPTTQNVKPQNSHQWALGAAYKHDKGYELSVEAFYKKMDNLIEYKPGATFSGVGEGWESKIETGKGWSYGAEFMLEKKTGKTTGWLGYTLSWSNRKFDNLNFGETFPAKYDRRHDINLVLNHEFSKKFDIGLAWVYGTGNATTLGTQKYSAMLPGPSRYPAEGGITYYGGRNSYRMPSYHRLDFSMNFHKQKKRGVRTWTVALYNAYSRQNPFYMYWGSKEIENILPSGGLYYTRKPALKQVSLFPLIPSVSYTFKF; this is encoded by the coding sequence ATGAAACCATTTTACCTCTGTTTCGCACTATTGTGCAGTACTGTGTTTGTGTGCGCCCAGGAAGTTACAATTAGTGGATATGTTACCGATGTGGCTTCCGGCGAATCGCTTATTAATGCAAATATTTATGAGACCTTAAAAAAGAAAGGTACCGTTAGCAATGTTTATGGATTTTACAGCCTTACGCTTCCGCCCGGGCAACAAAGTTTGCAGTTTTCGTTTGTCAGTTACAACAAACAAACAATCAATCTTAACCTACGGAAGGATACTGTAATAAATATCAAGCTAAAGCAAATGGGCGACCTTGATGAAATTACTGTTCATGCCACGAAATCGAATGTTGAACGTACCCAAATGAGTTTGATTGAGCTCCCGACCGAGCGTATTGAGAAACTTCCTGTTTTACTTGGAGAGCCCGATGTTTTAAAGGTCATTCAGCTGTTGCCGGGTGTTCAGGCCGGAACAGAAGGCACCAGCGGAATTTATGTTCGTGGAGGTGGAGCCGATCAAAATCTGTTCTTGCTCGATGGAGTTCCCGTATACAATGCCAGTCATTTGTTCGGATTCTTTTCGGTGTTTAATTCCAACGCAGTAAAAACAGTAAATCTTTACAAAGGAGGTTTTCCGGCACGTTTTGGCGGGCGACTATCGTCGGTGGTCGATATTCGAATGAAAGAAGGAAACGATCAGGAATTTAAAGGCGAGTTTTCGGTAGGCCTTATTTCGTCACGTTTTTCGTTCGAAGGCCCAATAAATAAAGGAAAGACTGCTTTTATTGTTTCCGGCCGAAGAACATATGTGGATTTATTGGCCCAGCCGTTTATTAAATTGGCTAATAAAAACAACGACGACGATTCATATAATGCCGGGTACTATTTTTATGATTTAAATGCTAAAATTAATCATAAGTTCTCCGATAGTGATCGCTTGTTTCTGTCGATGTATAGAGGTAAGGATAAGGCTTATGATAAAGAGAAATCTACCTCCGGCGATACCGATTATTACGATAAGTACAATGATAATCTTGGCTGGGGGAACATTACTTCTGCTTTACGTTGGAATCATGTTTTCGGCTCAAAATTGTTTAGCAATGCAACATTAACCTACAGCAAATATAATTTTGATGTGGAGAGTGATTCTGAATACAAGGAACGCGACGATTATAACAAAGATTATTTTCGTTATACGTCGGGTATAAACGATTTTACCGCTAAAGTAGATTTTGATTTCTATCCCACAGCAAATCACTCGTTAAAATTTGGGGCATCAAATACCTGGCATACTTTTAAACCGGGGGTAAATCACGAAAAAACAATCGTTGACGAAGATGAATATCAAATGAATCAGGATACTACATACGGAAACCAAAACATTGCGGCAAACGAGTTTGATGCTTATGTGGAAGACAGCTGGAACATAACCTCGCGCTTAAATGCAAATATTGGGCTGCACTTTTCGTGGTTTAATGTTGAAAATACCAATTACACGTCGTTTCAGCCACGCCTGGCTTTGCGTTATCTGGTTTCCGATAAGTTGTCAGTAAAAGCTTCTTATGCAAAAATGAGCCAGTATATTCATTTGTTAAGTTCAGCAACCATAAGTTTACCCACCGATTTGTGGCTACCCACAACGCAGAATGTAAAACCTCAGAATTCGCATCAGTGGGCCTTGGGGGCAGCTTATAAACATGATAAAGGTTATGAACTTTCTGTTGAAGCTTTTTACAAAAAAATGGATAACCTGATTGAATATAAACCCGGAGCTACATTTTCGGGAGTTGGCGAAGGTTGGGAAAGCAAAATTGAAACAGGGAAAGGCTGGTCGTATGGCGCCGAGTTTATGCTGGAAAAGAAAACCGGAAAAACTACCGGATGGCTGGGGTATACATTATCGTGGTCAAACCGTAAATTCGACAACCTGAATTTTGGCGAAACCTTTCCTGCAAAATACGACCGCAGACACGATATAAATCTTGTTTTGAACCACGAATTCAGTAAAAAATTCGATATTGGTTTAGCCTGGGTTTACGGAACCGGAAATGCAACAACTCTCGGAACACAGAAATATTCCGCAATGCTTCCCGGCCCAAGTCGTTATCCTGCCGAAGGAGGGATTACCTATTACGGGGGCCGAAACAGTTACCGGATGCCTTCGTATCATCGCCTCGATTTTAGTATGAATTTCCATAAGCAAAAAAAACGCGGGGTTCGAACCTGGACAGTTGCACTTTACAATGCTTACAGTCGCCAGAATCCATTTTATATGTATTGGGGAAGTAAAGAAATAGAAAATATATTGCCGAGTGGAGGGCTTTATTATACCAGGAAGCCTGCTTTGAAACAAGTTAGCTTGTTCCCCCTAATCCCTTCTGTTAGTTACACTTTTAAGTTTTAA
- a CDS encoding YkoF family thiamine/hydroxymethylpyrimidine-binding protein, with product MQVAVEISLYPLSDDFEKPVDTFLSFLANNQTIQVEPGKMSSIITGELVEIMKALTQAMNQVFAENPAVFNLKISNCCPV from the coding sequence ATGCAAGTTGCTGTTGAAATAAGTCTTTACCCCTTAAGTGACGATTTTGAAAAACCAGTCGATACTTTTCTGTCATTTTTGGCAAACAACCAAACCATTCAAGTGGAGCCTGGCAAAATGAGCAGTATAATTACCGGCGAGTTAGTTGAGATTATGAAAGCTTTGACTCAAGCTATGAATCAGGTTTTTGCAGAAAATCCGGCCGTTTTTAACCTGAAAATTTCAAATTGCTGCCCGGTGTAG
- a CDS encoding class I SAM-dependent methyltransferase: MNVFIKEEIAGAYDAYYQTPEGKEIDTIEEELIINALKKVPKGKMLELGCGTGHWTELFVSTGFDVIATDISDAMLHQAIEKNMDAEILKADAGELPFKNEGFDVVATVTMMEFVNSKEVVLNEIYRVLKPGGYLLLGCLNGNSQLAKNAANDPVFKNAAFYVPESLEKDLLKFGTPELTSGVHFAPDFKVMDRTAEKDNHEPAFIVALVQKNK, translated from the coding sequence ATGAACGTATTTATAAAAGAAGAAATAGCAGGAGCCTACGACGCTTATTATCAAACTCCGGAAGGAAAAGAAATTGATACGATAGAAGAAGAGCTTATTATCAATGCGCTGAAAAAAGTGCCAAAAGGGAAGATGCTGGAACTGGGTTGCGGAACTGGTCACTGGACAGAGCTGTTTGTAAGCACAGGGTTTGATGTTATTGCCACTGATATTTCGGATGCGATGTTGCATCAGGCTATTGAGAAAAATATGGATGCCGAGATACTAAAAGCCGATGCCGGAGAACTGCCTTTTAAAAACGAAGGTTTTGATGTAGTAGCTACGGTAACAATGATGGAGTTTGTAAACAGCAAAGAAGTGGTGTTGAACGAAATCTATCGTGTTTTAAAACCGGGAGGATATTTATTATTGGGTTGCCTGAATGGAAACTCGCAACTGGCAAAAAATGCGGCTAACGATCCGGTATTCAAAAATGCAGCATTCTACGTTCCTGAAAGTTTAGAGAAAGATTTACTGAAGTTCGGAACGCCGGAGCTTACGTCAGGAGTGCATTTTGCTCCCGATTTTAAGGTGATGGACCGAACTGCTGAGAAAGATAATCACGAACCGGCTTTTATAGTTGCGCTGGTTCAGAAAAACAAATAG
- a CDS encoding PhnA domain-containing protein gives MSIERELQKRTSVCELCGSEDNLGVYTVPPATQESEKDSIYICATCSGQINDPETMDANHWRCLNDSMWSTVPAVQVMAWRMLNRLKAEGWPQDLLDMLYLDEETKEWAEATGEGIDPDDVVKHLDSNGAVLQAGDTVVLIKDLNVKGGGFTAKRGTAVRNISLVHDNPEQIEGKVNGQQIVILTQYVKKN, from the coding sequence ATGAGTATAGAAAGAGAATTGCAAAAACGCACTTCGGTTTGTGAATTATGCGGATCGGAAGATAACCTGGGCGTATACACCGTACCGCCGGCAACACAGGAAAGCGAAAAAGACAGTATTTATATTTGTGCAACCTGCTCAGGTCAGATCAATGACCCGGAGACGATGGATGCCAATCACTGGCGTTGTTTGAACGATAGTATGTGGAGTACTGTTCCTGCCGTTCAGGTAATGGCCTGGCGAATGTTAAACCGACTAAAAGCTGAAGGCTGGCCACAAGATCTGCTGGATATGCTTTATCTCGACGAAGAAACAAAGGAGTGGGCAGAGGCAACCGGCGAAGGAATTGATCCGGATGATGTGGTAAAACACCTTGATAGTAACGGCGCTGTTTTACAGGCCGGCGATACGGTTGTATTGATAAAAGACCTGAATGTAAAAGGTGGCGGTTTTACTGCCAAGCGTGGTACTGCCGTTCGTAATATTTCGCTGGTACACGATAATCCCGAACAAATTGAAGGAAAAGTGAATGGACAGCAGATTGTTATTCTTACGCAGTATGTAAAGAAGAATTAG
- the trpS gene encoding tryptophan--tRNA ligase: MNKPTVVSGIRPTGYLHLGNYFGAVQNFLKMQDDFNCYFFIADIHSLTTHPTPENLQSGVRQVLAEYLACGIDPEKSTIFIQSDVPEVSELYALLNMNAYLGELERTTSFKDKARQNPDNVNAGLLTYPVLMASDIIIHKAHFVPVGKDQEQNLEMARKFAKRFNRMYKSEVFPIPRPYTFGGGDMIKVPGLDGSGKMGKSEGNAINLYEDPKSIRKKVMRAVTDSGPTEMNQEKPEAIQNLFTLLDIVSAPDTVAHFDELYNKCEIRYGDLKKQLAEDIIAYTSPIRERIIEILQDDVYLAKVAKMGAEKARESAVKTLQEVKDVIGFRKLF; encoded by the coding sequence ATGAATAAACCGACAGTTGTTAGTGGTATACGCCCGACAGGATATTTGCACCTTGGAAACTATTTTGGAGCCGTGCAAAACTTCTTAAAAATGCAGGACGATTTTAACTGCTACTTTTTTATTGCTGATATTCACTCGTTGACTACGCACCCAACACCTGAGAATTTACAATCGGGTGTGCGCCAGGTACTGGCCGAATATTTGGCTTGCGGAATTGATCCTGAAAAATCAACAATATTCATTCAGAGCGATGTTCCTGAGGTTTCGGAATTGTATGCGTTATTAAATATGAATGCCTATTTGGGCGAACTGGAACGTACAACGTCGTTTAAAGATAAAGCACGTCAGAATCCGGACAACGTAAATGCCGGACTGCTTACTTATCCGGTATTAATGGCTTCGGATATCATCATTCATAAAGCACATTTTGTACCGGTTGGAAAAGATCAGGAGCAAAACCTGGAAATGGCACGTAAATTTGCCAAACGTTTTAACCGGATGTACAAATCCGAGGTATTTCCAATTCCACGTCCGTATACTTTTGGTGGCGGCGATATGATTAAAGTTCCCGGATTGGATGGCAGCGGTAAAATGGGAAAATCAGAAGGCAATGCTATTAACCTTTATGAAGATCCAAAATCAATCCGCAAAAAAGTAATGCGTGCCGTTACCGATTCGGGCCCAACAGAAATGAACCAGGAAAAACCTGAAGCCATTCAGAACTTATTTACGCTGCTTGATATCGTTTCTGCGCCTGATACTGTGGCGCATTTCGATGAGTTGTACAACAAATGTGAAATCCGTTACGGCGATCTGAAAAAACAATTAGCCGAAGATATTATTGCCTATACATCGCCGATTCGCGAACGTATAATCGAAATACTGCAAGACGATGTTTATCTGGCAAAAGTGGCTAAAATGGGTGCCGAAAAAGCCCGCGAATCAGCCGTAAAAACTTTGCAGGAAGTGAAGGATGTAATCGGATTTAGGAAACTGTTTTAG
- the ybaK gene encoding Cys-tRNA(Pro) deacylase, whose translation MKKTNAARLLDSKRIAYDLVEYHVDEADLSATHVAESLGQNVEQVFKTLVLRGNKTGVFVAVIPGADELNLKKAAKISGNKSVEMVLMKELLGLTGYIRGACSPMGMKKSYPIFIHETCLNFEFIYVSAGKRGMQIKINPKDLIACTNAQISDLIDS comes from the coding sequence ATGAAGAAAACAAACGCTGCCCGTTTACTCGACAGCAAAAGAATAGCATACGACCTGGTTGAATACCACGTTGATGAGGCGGATTTGAGTGCGACACATGTTGCCGAATCGTTGGGACAGAATGTAGAGCAGGTATTTAAAACCCTGGTTCTAAGAGGCAATAAAACGGGTGTGTTTGTTGCTGTTATTCCCGGAGCTGACGAATTAAACCTGAAAAAGGCTGCAAAAATATCGGGGAATAAAAGCGTGGAAATGGTGCTGATGAAAGAACTGCTGGGGCTCACCGGCTATATTCGTGGTGCTTGTTCGCCAATGGGAATGAAAAAATCGTATCCGATTTTTATTCACGAAACCTGTTTGAATTTCGAATTTATTTATGTGAGTGCCGGGAAACGAGGTATGCAGATAAAAATCAATCCAAAAGATTTAATTGCCTGCACCAATGCGCAGATTTCTGACCTTATCGATTCCTGA
- a CDS encoding TrpB-like pyridoxal phosphate-dependent enzyme, which translates to MTRQKKIFLEESEMPKQWYNLAPDLLSPLNPPLGPDGNPVGPEMLAPVFPMNLIEQEVSQERWIDIPEGIREILVQWRPSPLIRAYELEAALGTPAKIYYKNEGVSPAGSHKPNTAVAQAWYNKEFGIKKLTTETGAGQWGSALSYACAQLGGIECKVFMVRVSFDQKPFRKMMMETWGGNCIASPSTETQAGRDILAQFPDTPGSLGIAISEAVEAAVTDPTGGTRYSLGSVLNHVMLHQTIIGLEAKKQLAKVGIKNPDVVIACCGGGSNFAGLSFPFMYEKIHGADIQIIGAEPSSCPTLTKAPFIYDNGDVAQMTPLLAMNSLGHNFIPAPIHAGGLRYHGIAPLVSAALKDGLMDAIAVHQSECFGAGLLFAKTEGIIPAPETTHAIAATIREAKKAKEEGKEKTILFNFSGHGLMDLVGYNKYIGGELHDYEYPESEIAANLKKLEGYPLPK; encoded by the coding sequence ATGACTAGACAAAAAAAGATTTTTCTCGAAGAATCGGAAATGCCCAAACAATGGTACAACCTGGCTCCCGATCTTCTATCGCCGTTGAACCCACCACTTGGACCGGACGGAAATCCTGTGGGGCCTGAGATGTTGGCTCCTGTTTTCCCGATGAATTTGATAGAACAGGAAGTAAGTCAGGAACGATGGATTGATATTCCTGAAGGGATTCGTGAAATTCTGGTGCAATGGAGACCAAGTCCACTTATTCGGGCTTACGAACTGGAAGCAGCGCTCGGAACTCCGGCAAAGATCTATTATAAAAACGAAGGTGTTTCGCCGGCCGGAAGTCATAAACCCAATACCGCCGTGGCACAAGCCTGGTACAACAAAGAGTTTGGTATTAAAAAACTAACTACTGAAACCGGTGCCGGTCAGTGGGGATCGGCCCTATCGTATGCCTGTGCACAATTGGGCGGCATTGAATGTAAAGTTTTTATGGTGCGTGTAAGTTTCGATCAGAAACCTTTTCGTAAAATGATGATGGAAACCTGGGGCGGCAACTGTATTGCAAGTCCAAGTACCGAAACACAAGCCGGTCGCGATATTCTAGCACAGTTTCCTGATACACCGGGAAGCTTGGGGATTGCTATTTCAGAAGCTGTTGAAGCTGCAGTTACCGATCCAACAGGCGGAACCCGTTATTCATTGGGATCGGTGTTAAATCACGTAATGTTGCACCAGACTATAATTGGCTTGGAAGCGAAAAAACAGCTGGCTAAAGTGGGTATTAAGAACCCTGATGTAGTTATTGCCTGCTGTGGTGGAGGTAGTAACTTCGCCGGACTTTCGTTCCCGTTTATGTACGAAAAAATACATGGCGCCGACATTCAAATTATCGGAGCAGAGCCATCGAGCTGCCCAACTTTAACAAAAGCACCCTTTATTTACGATAACGGCGATGTGGCACAAATGACACCGCTTTTGGCGATGAACAGCCTTGGTCACAACTTTATTCCGGCACCAATCCACGCCGGTGGATTACGCTACCATGGCATAGCGCCACTTGTAAGTGCTGCCTTAAAAGATGGTTTAATGGACGCAATTGCCGTTCACCAAAGCGAATGTTTCGGGGCCGGATTATTGTTTGCCAAGACCGAAGGTATTATTCCTGCTCCGGAAACAACACACGCCATTGCCGCTACCATCCGCGAGGCTAAAAAAGCCAAAGAAGAAGGAAAAGAAAAAACAATCCTGTTCAACTTCAGTGGTCATGGTTTGATGGACCTTGTTGGTTACAACAAATACATAGGTGGCGAATTACACGATTACGAATATCCGGAATCGGAAATTGCCGCTAACCTGAAAAAACTGGAAGGTTATCCATTACCAAAATAA
- a CDS encoding lipoate--protein ligase: protein MLCINLKNNNPFYCLAAEEYLLKNFDDDIFMLWQSDKTVVVGKHQNALGEVNYRYVRENDITVARRISGGGTVFHDAGNVNFAFIKNVKSPAEISFKQFTEPVVEALAQLDIEATTSGRNDLLIKGLKISGNAEHVFKNRVLHHGTLLFNSDLENLGNSIKVIPGKYTSKAVQSNRSKVANIAPFLKKDLDIEEFIDFLIGVQLKKEGAESYTISADEEKAINKLVDEKFTTWEWRWGYSPKYTFTNKVEIDGRTLEIFLKIKKGRIVNANLHGNYFVEPYATELSALLLGKSHFYEDIRHLLGTDNEELIYAFF, encoded by the coding sequence ATGCTTTGCATTAATCTTAAAAACAACAATCCTTTTTACTGTTTGGCTGCCGAAGAGTACCTGCTAAAGAATTTCGACGATGATATTTTTATGCTGTGGCAAAGCGATAAAACGGTGGTTGTTGGCAAACACCAAAACGCGTTGGGCGAGGTAAATTACCGCTATGTGCGCGAAAATGACATTACGGTAGCACGTCGAATTTCGGGTGGGGGAACGGTTTTCCACGATGCCGGAAATGTAAATTTTGCTTTTATAAAAAATGTAAAAAGTCCGGCAGAGATTTCGTTTAAACAGTTTACCGAACCGGTGGTGGAAGCGCTCGCCCAGTTGGATATTGAAGCCACAACATCAGGGAGAAACGATTTGCTGATTAAGGGATTAAAGATATCGGGAAATGCAGAGCATGTTTTTAAAAATCGGGTCTTGCATCATGGTACCTTGTTGTTTAACTCCGATCTGGAAAATCTGGGAAATAGCATAAAGGTTATCCCCGGAAAATACACCAGCAAAGCGGTGCAATCGAACCGAAGCAAAGTGGCTAATATTGCTCCGTTCCTGAAAAAAGATTTGGATATCGAGGAATTTATCGATTTCCTGATTGGAGTGCAGCTAAAAAAAGAAGGAGCAGAAAGTTATACAATTTCAGCTGATGAGGAAAAAGCGATTAACAAACTGGTTGATGAAAAATTCACAACCTGGGAATGGCGTTGGGGCTACTCGCCAAAATACACTTTTACCAATAAGGTGGAAATCGACGGCCGGACACTGGAAATCTTCCTTAAAATAAAGAAAGGCCGGATTGTAAACGCCAACCTGCATGGCAATTATTTTGTTGAACCTTACGCTACTGAATTATCTGCCTTATTGCTTGGTAAATCACACTTCTACGAGGATATTCGCCATTTATTGGGAACTGATAACGAAGAGTTGATTTACGCTTTCTTTTAA
- a CDS encoding carboxypeptidase-like regulatory domain-containing protein codes for MKIFLTLILVTGLFFSGLADDKDNKPANADKPSTVMITGSVADELTGELLVGVEVKLEGTDKKAYTDFDGNFYFEDVTPGEYNLTASYISYEKNEIEKKTIDIFSNKVNVKLKPLN; via the coding sequence ATGAAAATTTTTCTAACACTTATATTAGTTACAGGTTTGTTTTTCAGTGGATTGGCCGACGATAAAGATAACAAGCCAGCAAATGCGGATAAACCTTCAACCGTAATGATTACCGGAAGTGTAGCCGATGAATTAACCGGCGAATTATTGGTAGGGGTTGAGGTGAAGCTGGAAGGAACCGACAAAAAGGCTTATACCGATTTCGACGGAAATTTCTACTTTGAAGATGTTACACCAGGCGAATACAACCTTACAGCCAGTTATATTTCTTACGAAAAGAACGAAATTGAAAAAAAGACAATTGATATATTCTCAAACAAGGTAAATGTTAAGCTGAAGCCCTTGAATTAG
- a CDS encoding toxin-antitoxin system YwqK family antitoxin has product MKRLALLVGVLFVAFTVFAQELQEIDGLYYQNSELFSGEYTTHFDNGNVKMVSNFIDGKKDGECKLYFETGELNEVRAYKNNEMHGIWLTFNTDGVKVAKAAYKNGKKDGNWYVWDDEGNLKYELCYSNGEKTGTWKSYDEMGVVVNERNYSEF; this is encoded by the coding sequence ATGAAAAGGTTAGCATTGTTAGTAGGAGTTTTATTTGTAGCATTTACAGTGTTCGCACAGGAACTGCAAGAAATTGATGGATTGTATTACCAGAACTCTGAATTGTTTTCAGGAGAGTACACTACCCATTTTGATAATGGAAATGTAAAAATGGTATCAAACTTCATCGATGGGAAAAAAGATGGCGAATGTAAACTGTATTTTGAGACAGGCGAACTGAACGAAGTACGTGCATACAAAAACAACGAAATGCACGGTATTTGGCTTACTTTCAACACCGACGGAGTTAAGGTTGCTAAAGCCGCTTACAAAAACGGCAAAAAAGACGGCAATTGGTACGTGTGGGACGATGAAGGTAATTTGAAGTATGAACTTTGTTACAGCAACGGTGAAAAAACCGGAACCTGGAAAAGCTACGATGAAATGGGAGTAGTTGTAAACGAAAGAAACTATTCCGAATTTTAA
- a CDS encoding T9SS type A sorting domain-containing protein, which yields MKNLFIFVLVVLPFVSFSQTIEIKNFKVLNAAGTSYPAGTKFNFEFDIKGNYNDGAIYMRFYKNSVTPSNCIYYYPYNTDHDYDDHSYYPDYKKFTSWFYSRDGFSTDGITYYLVVDFGHMPLQTFSYTCETTGDSDLSVEIKNFKVLNAAGTNYPVGTKFNFEFDIKGNYNDGAIYMRFYKNSVTPSNCIYYYPYNTDHDYDDHSYYPDYKKFTSWFYSRDGFSTNGITYYLVVDFGHMPPQTFSYTCETTGDPDFSLTNVELPVVDGSTQLPTFDYNNTDVNNIKVTVKNSGGVGKLDKIGWVFTKIQQNSIDNYIYNAVATGVLNSGFANIATGSSHTYDVNINIPYDYYSSGHNIRFMGEFYLCVIVESGAYREAHAEKIYIKDSFKSGLIPISLLKSGSIDPRSKESQSLLVYPNPSEGVFNLELGYNGNYTARVFNLAGQEIWEQKVTGDNKVQIDLKNSAPATYILEVIDQNESVLKKKLIIK from the coding sequence ATGAAAAATTTATTCATCTTTGTTTTAGTAGTATTACCTTTTGTATCATTTTCTCAAACAATTGAAATAAAAAATTTTAAAGTGCTTAATGCTGCAGGAACGAGTTATCCAGCAGGGACAAAATTTAATTTTGAATTTGATATAAAAGGAAACTATAACGATGGTGCTATATATATGCGATTTTATAAAAACTCAGTTACTCCAAGCAATTGTATCTACTATTATCCATATAATACTGACCATGATTATGACGACCATTCTTACTATCCAGATTATAAGAAGTTTACGAGTTGGTTTTATTCACGCGATGGCTTTTCTACTGATGGAATAACGTATTATTTGGTAGTCGATTTTGGACATATGCCCCTTCAAACATTTAGTTATACATGCGAGACTACAGGTGACTCCGATTTAAGTGTTGAAATAAAAAATTTTAAAGTGCTTAATGCTGCTGGGACTAATTATCCAGTAGGGACAAAATTTAATTTTGAATTTGATATAAAAGGAAACTATAACGATGGTGCTATATATATGCGATTTTATAAAAACTCAGTTACTCCAAGCAATTGTATCTACTATTATCCATATAATACTGACCATGATTATGATGACCATTCGTACTATCCAGATTATAAGAAGTTTACGAGTTGGTTTTATTCACGCGATGGCTTTTCTACAAATGGAATAACGTATTATTTGGTAGTAGATTTTGGACATATGCCACCTCAAACATTTAGTTATACATGCGAGACTACAGGTGATCCCGATTTTAGTCTTACAAATGTAGAGCTACCTGTAGTGGATGGAAGTACACAACTACCGACTTTTGATTACAATAACACGGATGTAAATAATATTAAGGTTACTGTTAAAAATAGTGGAGGTGTTGGCAAACTTGATAAAATCGGCTGGGTCTTTACAAAAATACAGCAAAATAGTATCGATAATTATATATACAATGCGGTGGCAACAGGAGTCCTTAATAGTGGGTTTGCTAATATTGCGACAGGTAGCTCCCATACCTATGATGTCAATATTAATATTCCTTATGATTATTATTCGTCAGGTCATAATATAAGATTCATGGGTGAATTTTATCTCTGTGTGATAGTTGAAAGTGGAGCCTACCGAGAAGCTCATGCTGAAAAAATATATATTAAAGATTCTTTTAAATCGGGGCTTATTCCAATTTCTTTGCTTAAATCTGGTTCGATTGACCCCCGTAGTAAAGAGTCACAAAGCTTATTAGTATACCCAAATCCGTCAGAAGGTGTATTTAATCTAGAGTTAGGCTATAATGGCAATTATACTGCAAGAGTCTTTAATTTAGCTGGTCAAGAAATATGGGAACAAAAAGTAACAGGAGATAATAAAGTCCAGATTGATCTGAAAAACTCGGCTCCTGCTACGTATATCCTCGAAGTAATTGATCAGAATGAATCTGTTTTAAAGAAAAAATTGATCATAAAATAG